The genomic interval ACGTTCGCGctaggcgcggaactgggcatcgttCGTTgcgtagaggatgcttggccacgtacgcgctgggcgcggaactgagcatcgctacgaagccagggtgtgtGCATGACCCGTAGGGGAGAAGATCATGGTACATacgttaaaaatggactattttctgggaaaatagagtgcgttggattttgtgtaaaccattttctaagGAAATgtgttatggatatttttgggccaactgggattttggcgtgtattggaaatattcattttcggggaaaatgatgttttggacaTAATGcgtatttcatcatatgcatgcatgttagttgcattaaatgcattttattcctgagaattGTTTGacttatacttacctgcggtactgttttatggtaacgcaaattttgatgcagatgaagatgagggtgcGCCTGAGGAGTCGGCTTCGCCCTAGGAGTGATTTGAGAtcactcatttgttatttgggacatgtgttaaactttatttttggatgactgtataactattatttaaacCTCTACTAATGTTtagattatatttaaattctggtacttagttgactaatccgctgcattatttttgtacactgttgtatgtacacacacttgacacttACGTCAAgttgcgtgaccgtgttgtcatcatctgggcgtctcgattcctgtgttccCGTATATtgggggttgggggcgccacaagTTACTCCACAACACGTAAATCTGTAGTATAGCAAGAGGTCCAGGGGATTTTAAATTAGGGATTTTCACATGACCTAACATCGAGCAAAATTGGTGGAGTTTTGGCTAGATTCATGTGTATCTCATGAAGGACTAACGACTTTCTTTCAAGAATCTTGTGAGCGATTTTGATATAATtgcaatttctttcaatttgaaCTTGAAGTTTACCCAAAAATTTACAATTCAACTAAGgaaaaattattaagtactcaaagaatatatatgatagGATGTGAGTATCAAATGTCCGTATCCAAGAGTATGAAATAATAACTCTTCAATTAGACTAAATTTTGTCATTGAAGATACTAACACAATAGATTTATAATGACAGCCCTATAAGTGTTAGTGGGGAGGATCTGCGGTGCTTTTCCCCGCCATAGGGGATGACATGAACTGCATTGGGGGAATGATCGAGTACTtctaaaatgaaaaagtaaaaattgaTGTCTCAAACTCCCACTTTGTTAAATTAAGGTCTTCAACTCCAGAAGTTTCAAATCACATGGGTTTCTATTAGAAGGATTTATTGAGAACAAACAAACCCTCAAGTTGCAAAAACTTGCCAAATTTATTCTCCGAAAAGACACTTTGGTTGATAAGGAcatgagatgataaaaaaagataCGTTAACACTCATACAACTAACAACTAAAGTTACACACAAATACTTGGGATGGAAAGAACAAGTTCTAATAGTTATCTTAGACTAACACATTTAGcaattattttcattaactATTATCTTGATAGTCTATAATTTTCAACTCTCGACTTTCAAGTTGGCAATGCACGTCTGGATGGCTCTAGGAATGTGCAGTATTGGTCGATAACACTTGAGAAATCATGTGCACTGTTGGCCTTGATTGGGGATAGACATTTAAGCATTTCATGGCTAGCTGTACAACTATTATAAGTTCATTCTCAACTTGAGCTACTGGAAATGGAAGCCGTTGGTCCAACACATCTTTCACCTGCATGTTCTCCATAGCTGTCGGCATTGATAGTGAGGAGATGAAGTCACCTGGATGTTGTCCTCTAATGACTTCAATTGCCAATACACCTAAGCTATATATATCACATTTCTAGGTTACCTTCATTGTATAAGCAAGCTctacaaagaaaagaaatcaaggaaagatggaaaaaaaatcaacacatGCATGCTTTTCTTTGATAgaacaatgaaataatttataacctGGTGCAATATATCCATAAGTGCCTGCAGGGGAAGTCCAATTGGATGAGTCTAGCTCCAAAAGCTTAGCAGACCCAAAGTCTGAAACATGAGCCTCAAATTGAGAATCCAGCAAGATATTGCTACTTGATATGTCATGATGAATAATCGGAGGGGAGCAATCGTGGTGCATGTAAGACATGGCATATGCCACACCTTTAACAATATTCAATCTCTGATTCCAGCCCAATACTTTAGCAGTATCTTCATTGCCCAAGATTAGGGACAAGCTACCCCTCTCTAGATACTGACAGACCAAAAAGGAATGTTGCACATGGGAACAAAAGCCATAAAGTTTAACAATGTTCGATGTCGTATGTCTATCAATGCCCTTATCTCATTCAAGAACTCCTTTTGAAATCTGTTCTCACCAGCATCATGCAGTGGTTGATTGAATTTCTTCACGGCTACAATATCACCTGAAGTTAGCTCTACTTTATAGACAATTCCTTGTCCTCCTTTCCCAATGTAGTATAAAGCATCAAAACCATTGGTCACTTTTATGATTTCATCATACAATGTTCTTCCATTGAATTGTAATGTTGAAAGAAACAGTACTTGGCCCTTGGTCTTGATTTGTTTGGATTCTAGATGTCTTTCTTCTTTGCATAAAGAGAAaaaacccaaagaaagaaagtagaaTAGAAGTTGCTCCCAAAAGCGGGAAAACAAGAAGAAACACTACTTTGTGTCCCCTTTTTGAGCTATGTTTGTATATCATGGAAGCATTGCATGGTTGTAGTCCTGTAACATTACCACACAATCCCTTGTTCCCTTGTAATGCTTGAAATGTGTTGTTATTAGGAATGGATCCCTGCAACTCATTGTAAGATATGTCAACATACAACAAGCCATGCATTTGTTCAAATGCTTTTGGAATGAAACCAGAAAGATAATTGTGGGAGAGATTTAAGATCACTAAGCTCTCCAATTTGTTAATTTCCATTGGTATCTCTCCATTTAaagagttataacttatatctaATTTGGAGATATGAGATAAGGTTAGGAGGTGGGATGGAATCCCTTTGCTAAAATTGTTGTCTCTTAAATTCAAGTTGATCAACTTCACGAAGTCCCCAAAATTACTTGGAATTGACTTACTCAGCTTGTTTGAGGACAGGTCAAGATATTCAAGATTTGTCAATGATCCAAATTCAAAAGGAATAGCACCAGAGAGTTGATTGCCATTCATCCTCAATCACTCTAAAGAAATCAACCTTCCAATTTCTTTTGGAATAGTCCCAACTATATGATTTGAAGAAAGATCAAGTTCACCTAGCTGAGTCCAATTTCCAATCTCGTGTGGTATGCTACCAGTAATATTGTTTTTACCCAGAAGTAGGATTTGTAGTTGTTGACACTGTCCCCAATTACTTGAGAGCCTTCCATAAAATCTATTATGACTTAGATCTATAAACTTCAAGTTTGGATAGACACCAAAGTCCTTAGATATATCTCCAATGAGTTGGTTACCTCCTAAAAGGACTCTGACTATGCTTGTGcaatttttgaagcttttgggAATTCGGCCATCCAAATGGTTGTTGCTTGCAGCAAAGTACATAAGTGATCCACCATGGCATATGTCTTGAGGCAGATTaccaataaatttgttttttttttccagttctaGAGTATCCAAGTTGATGAGATCTCAAATTTCTTGAGGAATAGGACCTGTAAGTTGGTTGTCACTAAGgaataaatatatcaaattgcTCAAATTAGCAAATGAAGTTGGAAGATAACCATGTAGCTGATTTTCAACTGACTGTAGACCATTGATAGACTTCAAGTTTCCTATTTCCGTAGGAATGGATCCAGAAAGGCTATTATTATTCAGGTGAAATATGGTAAGATTTCCCAAATTACCTAATGATGCTGGAATTGAGCCCGAAAGATTATTTTGAAGAAGACTTAATTTCTTTAGGGAATTCAAATTTCCAATTTCTGAAGGGATGGGACCGGAATGTGAATTACCAAACATGGACAAGATGGTTAGCTTTTTCAAGTTTCCGAAAGTGGGAGGGATTGAACCTGTCAGGTGGTTAATACTAAGGAAAAGTTGATCCAAATTGGAGAGGTTTCCCATTTCTAGAGGAACGAAACTAGAAAGTTCATTGTCATAAAGAAACAATTAACCAAGTTGCTCAAATTGCCTAAAGAAGAAGGGATAGAACCGTCTATATGgtttttataaagagcaagtTCAGTTAGAAAGTGTAGACACCTTATTTCTTCAGGAATGGAGCCGTTTAGGTTATTGTCTTCAAGGAAGAGGAACTTAAGATTAGTTAGCTTGCCAATTTCTTGTGGGATTTTACCTGAAAActtattaaaggaaaaattgAGATATTCGAGTTTTGACAGGTAGCTAATTTGAGGTGGAATTGTCTCAAAAAGTTCGTTCTTGTAAAGATCAATGTACGCAAGATTTGGAAATGACAACAAAGAAAATCCATGAAGTGTACTTTGTAAGCTAGAGTTACCAAGGTCTATTTTGACGATGCTTCTGGCAAGGTTGCATGAAATACCAAGCCAATTATTGCATGGATTCCTACTTGGGTTTAGATTGGAAGAAGAAACTGAAGGATTCCACGAAGATAAGTGAGATTGGGAGTCATTTTGAAGGCTGTCTTTCCATGTAAGAAGAGCAGTAGCTTCTTTGGAAGTATTAGAAGAAAAAGCAACTTCCAGAGAAGGAACCAACTGAGCAAATAGGACAAAGTTGATGAGAAAgggaaaatactttcttaatggttaatgatttcattatattgtttttgtttgtagagCATATGATAGTTAAGGGCTTTATTTATAAGCAATCTTGTACGAGCCTACCACCACCAATCAAAATGCTAGAAGTTGAAAGTTTTAATCAAGAGAGATAAATATGTGAAGTAAATTGTAGAGAATCGGTTTTGCTTGTTTTAACAATTCTTCTCAAGTATCGACtgttggggtatatgtggagactggtttggagctgaaaaaggtTTTTGCTGAAGTTGGCTTGACTGTTGGCTCGAGCCAAGGTTCGCTCGACATCGCTCGACAGACCGCTCGAGCAAAGGCAagtcagagaggttcgctcgagtaTCGCTTGAAACTCTGCtagagcgagacacaaaccctagtgttcgcttgacactccgctcgagccaatgttcatttggctGTTCGCTCTAGTCGCGCTCGACagtccgctcgagcgaagtacgcagattttgccagattagggtttccagcgccattcattatatatatgtcatattagacttgtgtttGACAGTGagaagcatattttgagagagaacaattgttttgtgagtgcatattgtgtgagagagcaaaaagccctagagagtgtgagttgagattgagtgattgtaatctcctctggttaataagatttctgcagctcctgtggacgtaggcaatttgccgaaccacgtaaatattgtgtcgtgttcttgattgtgttgcttgtactttatttgtcatcattggtgtgtgtgttttgtatagtatttcacaacaactggtatcagagcGCCAAGGTTGGATCTGAAGAAGAATGATGGCTGGAGATAAAGTGAATGCAACCAGGATCAAGAAGTTTGACGGCACTGATTTTGGATACTAGAAGATGCAGATTGAggattatctctatgggaagaggctctaccttccactgttgggaaagaagccggAGAGCATGACTGATGCTGAGTGGACCCTGTTAGATCGACAGGTTCTAGGGCTTGTGTGACTGACCTTGTCCAGAacagtggcacacaatgtcagtaaggagagaaccacgGTGGATCTCATGAcgactttgtcaggtatgtataaAAAGCCGTTTGTGAACAATAAggtgcacttgatgaagaaattgttcaatttgaaaatgtcggaaggtatgtctgtagcccaacacttgaatgaattcaatacgatcacaaatcaattgtcttctgtagagattgagtttgatgatgagattagagcattgattctgttggcatcgctgccaaatagttgggaggccatgaTGATGGCTGTGAGTAGTTCAGCCGGCAAGGCAAAACTGAACTATGATGACATACGTGACATGGTGCTTGCTGAAGAGGTACGTAGGAGAGACTCGGGTTCAAGATCTGCTCTGATTGTTGACAATAGGGGCAGAGGACATGACAGGTCAAACTCCAAGAGAAGGGCAAAGAGCAAGATGAGATCTGGGCAGCAGATCACATGCTGGAGTTGTTGCAAGTCGGGCCACATCAAGAGAAATtgcaggaatcaagaaagttctgatgatgatgctgTGAACGTAAtggcagaagaaattcatgatgccttacttcttgcagtgcacagtccgattgatgattgggtgttggattcagggtcttcgttccatagcacttcacatcgagaaatcatgcagaattatattgctggtgattttgggaagatgtataccgctgatggagaggcactggatgtagtgggagtgggtgatgtgcacatcacacttccaaacaggagcgtgtggactttacaacaagtcagacatgttccaaatctgaagaaaaacctGATCTCTGTGGGACAACTTGATGACAGCGGTTTTGCAGTAGCGTTTTCTGGAGGAGCTTGGAAGATCAATAAGGGTGCGCTGGTCCTAgcgcatggtaagagatctaatTCTTTGTATTTGACATCAGGGTCCAGTGATGTGCAGGgaaatacaagagtgcaaaaagGCAAGCTTGATCTCGCGAAACATGTGAGGAAGCCAAAGGGAGTCAGCTTTGCCGTTCCTCATGAAAGCTTGAgaaagttggctaaggttgcCAAGATCGGTTTGAGACCGGATACTCCTggtgcagtgggagttgtgagtcgccCTGTGGATGTGCTGACTAAGGGTGATGTATGTGGAAGACTGAAGTCGAGCTTGACTTCAGTGCGTCTTCTAGCTTGAAGATGGGAGCTGTGAGCTGCAGAGATGGTAGGGCTTGGCTGGAAACAGTGGCTGGCATGTGGAgacccagtctccaagtgggagattgttggggtatatgtggagactagtttggagctgaaaaaggtTTTTGCTGAAGTTGGCTCGACATCGCTCGACGGACCGCTCGAGCAAAGGCAagtcagagaggttcgctcgagtctcgctcgacactccgctcgagcgagacacaaaccctagtgttcgcttgacactccgctcgagccaatgttcatttggttGTTCGCTCGAGTCGCGCTCGACagtccgctcgagcgaagtacgcagattttgccagattagggtttccagcgccactcactatatatatgtcatattagacttgtgttggacaGTGAGAatcatattttgagagagaacaattgtcttgtgagtgcatattgtgtgagagagcaaaaagccctagagagtgtgagttgaaattgagtgattgtaatctcctctggttaataagatttctgcagctcctgtggacgtaggcaatttgccgaaccacgtaaatattgTGTcatgttcttgattgtgttgcttttactttatttgtcatcattggtgtgtgtgttttgcatagtatttcacaacatcgatctcatctcaaaataataatagttagaaAACATACCTCCATCATTCCAGTTTGATAATGAATCTGACCTGACTATGAAAGAATGATCACTCTAACAATTTTACCTCCAAGTGTCTTACGATGACTAGAGGCAAAATGATGTTATAGGTAAGAACCATTTAACcccttaatattatttatagatttctgaCCTTCAAGAAATCTAAGACTTTATGTTTAACTGTGATTAAAGATATaaagttaatcttatctcttaagagtttttttattccattataactcatctattaacttttaagtttttgaaCTATTCTAAATTCTATCAAGATATGTGTGTGTGACGTAAGAGTAaaactcttacacttattccccTTCCAGAAGACTTCTTGTAATTGACTCCAACTCAGATGATAAAGAAAATGGGCCTCTCGACCTTTGGACTTAAGATTTGAACTAACACAAAGAAACGTAACCCATCAACCAAACATAAAGGGTAGCTCTGAGCAACAAAATACCAGACGGCCCAGCTAACATGGGCCTCACGCTATGGCCCAGCCCATAGCCCAGGACCAAACCTAAGGTCAGAACAACTCCAACAACTTCGCTTCATCACTTCTCCCCTTCTGCCGAGGCGTGACCGATATAGACATTCGTGGTTCACAATGGTCTTGACATAAGTCACTGTACTTAAGCAGAGAGCTTGAGAGATTCATAACAAGAATTAATGAGATTTTGACCGctgtttttaaagatattatacCATGTTTGTGCATTTCATGACTgctaatataatttattattaagtaAACATAACAATAAGTAAATGTCATTTGTAGTCATGGAGTGTGTAATAGTTAtgcaatctttttgaaaaaaataaataaatacgaaacttacataaaaaaaaaattcattttttaatagtagatccaatttttattcaaaaggaTTACGCGACGCTTACGGACTCCAcaactgtatctagtattacttgATGCAACAAATAagttttatcattatttttttatcatttgtgcATCACACATGAGAATTCTTTTCTAGGAAATTTTAACCTCATTTGGAAACGTTTTTGCTGCTGTGGTGTTATGCATGCACTAATTTTGGAGCCAACACCAAGGCAAGCTGATGACTCAAACAATATTGATGAGTTAATATGTGAGGTTAGACatgatatattaaaataaaaataatattaaaaaatatattttaataatattttaatcaacttttaattttaatctcaactcgtctataaaaacaaatgaaatctCTTATTAGACTTATTAGAAAAACAACATGTGAATAACGTTTTTATTCAAAACTATCATATCTTCTGTCTGTAGtgctttacatatatatatacatgtattgaCTTATAAACAAGGAAAGGAAAGTAATTtacagagaaagaaatgaaaacatgGAAAAAACAGAGCAAGCTGGAGGCACGGACGTGAAGGTGCTGAAATTATGCAGATCGTGATAAGCTCCTGCGCTGGAATCGTGCAGATCGCAATACGCTTTTGTCAGCTACGATGTTGGCTTGATTGGTGGGATCTCTTTTACAAGACTCATGCCATATATTCATCTTTCTCTCATTTCAGATACTGttcaagtttagaaaataatttaagggCAGGGACATTGATCCCATTCTTCCACGGACATTGAACTTTCCACTCACATCAATGGCTGGGAAAATCAAAACGTGTACACAACTTGATTTccattttacttttacttttactttaactttaactttaacttttACGAACTTTTGGTGAATTCTTGTCAAAGTCTTCGCTCCTTTTTCAGTAGAGATAATAGATATGACATTGTTGTTAGGCAATACAGCTCAGTCTCTTGCTCAGTCAGTAGGGCAATCATGGGAGCCATCGTCGGGCAAGTCAACATGGGATGATTTTGCTAATTCCTCTCCGGTCACTTAGCTCTTTCCTTTCATGTATTTTGTCCTTCTGTATCACCTTATTTAGGGTTCGTATATACTTAGCATTCTGTGAAACCTTTCCATGTATATAAAccttttttgtaaatatatctTCTATAAACGGAACATGTAGAGAAGGGTGTAGGCATCGATTGCGACACTGTTTTTGCTCAATCTTTCAATTGTAACACACTAGATTTTTATATTAACAATTTGACTGGAATTTGTATTGTAAAGGGATATTGTTGAGCCCTTATTTGGATTTGAaacacatctcaactcatcttaatttatttcatttcatcattacaattttttcaaattctcacacaaaatataataaacaatttaacttttttaaaccttaaaataataataatattaaaaataatattctaataatattttattcaacttatctaacactatctcaatttatctctcaACTCAAATGGAGTTTTAACAGAcgagagaaagaaagacaaaaggTAATAACAATTTTCATAAAGTAGTAACAACTTGATTCCCCCAACAGAAGACTTCCTGCTATCGACTACAACTcagataataaagaaaatgggCCAGCTCACATGGGCCTCACGCTATGGCTTAGCCCATAGCCCTGGACCAAACCCTAAGGTCAGAATAACTCC from Juglans regia cultivar Chandler chromosome 2, Walnut 2.0, whole genome shotgun sequence carries:
- the LOC108999130 gene encoding MDIS1-interacting receptor like kinase 2-like; the encoded protein is MEINKLESLVILNLSHNYLSGFIPKAFEQMHGLLYVDISYNELQGSIPNNNTFQALQGNKGLCEERHLESKQIKTKGQVLFLSTLQFNGRTLYDEIIKVTNGFDALYYIGKGGQGIVYKVELTSGDIVAVKKFNQPLHDAGENRFQKEFLNEIRYLERGSLSLILGNEDTAKVLGWNQRLNIVKGVAYAMSYMHHDCSPPIIHHDISSSNILLDSQFEAHVSDFGSAKLLELDSSNWTSPAGTYGYIAPVIRGQHPGDFISSLSMPTAMENMQVKDVLDQRLPFPVAQVENELIIVVQLAMKCLNVYPQSRPTVHMISQVLSTNTAHS